aaactccTTGCTGCACAAGTTAAAGTCACGTATGATGACAAAAGCACGTTAGTGATAGCCCTCCCAGAACCCATAGTGATTGCATTGAAAATTTTCGCTTGGGGCGATTTTAGGCCACAGTGAAATTGCCCAAAAAAGGGAGGTACTACACAGACGATGAATGGACTATATTTCTAGAGGCAGAACAAACAGTCTAGAAGCTGTGATTaaatgtgaaagaaaaaaaaatccctcCCTTTCACGCTTTGGTGGTGCGTCGCCCTATCACCCTAATGTAGAAACCACCCCTGGggagcaacataacaaaatgtgaaaaaaagagagaataaTTTTACAAGGCAGTGTAACAGCATGTGGGTTTCGGAAAACATGATAAGAGTGAGCATGTAATCccagaattttcatatttaggcaaactattcctttaaggtgcAAATAGTGCACAAATCTGACAAATCTGAAGGAGTGAGCCTTTAGTGAGTACGGGTCAAGTTCTTAGAAGAAGGTGACCCACGTCTGTGTGTGTGAAAGCAAAAATGTGAAAGGCATTTGCTGAAGGGCTTACACAATCAGGGTGGGTCATGTGTACTTGCATGTGAGCAATACATGAGGGACATGGACTTCTGGTAAAAAGATGCACAAGCTGGAACGGGAAACACACGCACAGATAAATGCATTCAGTAACTCTCTTATATCGTCAAGATGCTCAGGAGCTAGAAATAGCCATCCGTAGCAGTGGCCAGCTGTCGTTTCATATTTGGTATCGCTTAGTAACGTTTCCTGTTCCAATGTCAGACTTCACAAGAGCCAGGGGACAGTGAGAAGGGCATGTCGGAAGAAGGTGTCTACAAAGCAGAGGTTGTTTACGTCCAAGACCCTGAAGAGGGCCAGCTTGAAGAAACTCTCAAGAACACCACTCAGAGTGAGGTGAGTATTTTAGTACATTCTGTCCCAGAACAAACACAAACTCCTAatgaaatgttgtttttttaactcTTTGCTAAACCttctttaaaaatgacaaaatgattGACCGGGAAACAAATTATTGAAGCAATGACTTTTCAAGACGTACAGTACGTCAGAGGTGTAGAGTTGCTTTGGGATGACTTGTTAATATCTTTTAACCCACTCATCATGATATTAAATATTGCTGGTCACACACGGCTGTTTTCTGTGCTGATCAGAGGTACTTGCAGTCCCCTGTTAATTAAAAACATACTTCAGTGCACTTACACTGTGGATCAAGTTCTGACTGAGCAACTGATGGATAGGAATGTTTATTGTGTCTAATTAATCTGTGCCTCTGATGTCTAACACAAGCTTAAAGATAATGACTGTTCATAAACATGTTTTAAAGACTCCTCCTGCCAGTGGCATGCCAAATTAAGTCACACAAACATTAAGGTTATCGCTTAAACATAAAGATGAACTCGCTTGTCTGAATTTGCATTGGTCACCAGGTGCCTGCATCACAGTGTATTGCAAGAAAAGTTACAATTATTGGTTGCATGGCAAAGCGTCACTTGCAGCTAGGAAATGCTTCTGATGTAGCAGAAATTTTAATGAGTAATTTAGCCTTTCAATATTGAGTTAGACTATAAAAGCAAACAGGCCCATTAATAAAGCCCATGTGGTCTTTATGTTTTGTACAGTTTGCAGTAAACAATGATTAGACATCATTGCAATCGTTACTCAAATGAGGTCTGTTTATGGTtctttaattttctttctttctcagatTCAGTCAACTGACAATTTAACCCGTAAACCACTCACCACACTAGCTGGTCCTCACACAGAATTTTGTAGCATAACCCCTGATCCTAGCCCTGCCACCATGGAAACCATTGATAAAAAACACCCTGACATTTCTCAGCTAGgctttcacaacacttcagagaCTGCTGAGGTCAGCTCAGGTCTGTTTTTAAATAGCTCAGCCCAGAGAGAGGAGGCCCTTAGCCCTGCCAGCTCCATGGATTTCTGTACTTCCCCTGCTTCTTCTAAGGAGTCTATTCTCTCCGAGGGCTGGGACAAAGAGAGGAGCTGGTCAGCGCTCCACATGTTCTCACGAGATGGTTCTCCTGGTCTCCTTAGTGGCACGGTTTCTCCATGTTCTTCCATAAGATCAGGCGCCTTCACACCCTCTGTGGTGAGAATCAAGCGGCACTCCTTGGCTCCGGGCTCCAGTCTGCTGCAGATGTCGTCCGCTTGCGGAACACCCTGCTGTGACAGTCGGGCAACCTCACCCTGTCCTCTTACCCCCCGTGCCAGGCACAGACCCCCTCCAACCCAGCTATCCCTGTTAACAGCCATCCTTAGGAAAGGTCGTCTGCCCGTTCTGTCCTCTGCTTATCAAAGACCTTACACACCCTGCTGGCCCATCAGTCCCGTTCACATGTCCTCCTGTTTAGCATGCTCAGCTGCCTCTTCTGTTGCACCCATGAACGTGTGCAAAGCAAAGTCTTGTACCTCTATAGACAGACCCTATACTGAGTCAAACAAACTATGGAAACCAGACCATAGTTCTCTTTCAGTATCATCAGTGGTCAAGACACCTGATGAAACTCCATCAGAAAGACTTGAATCATGTCGACATTTTACCAATATTAGTAGCACTGTCTCAACTACAAAACACAGCCCTTCACTAAGCTTACCTACAGTCCGGCCTGCCAGTGCTCACCTGTCTAAATCAGGTCACAAAGGAAATCGTTTACCAACAGTTCCTAGCTCTCTTCTGTGCAGTTCCTTATCCCGGATGAACTCCTCATCTCCTAAATCAAGCTTTCTGTCTGGCTCCAGCACAGAGaatcagaaaaatccatcagtgTCAGGGGATCGCCCTGCATCTTTAGAACCAAACAAGTCGGAGTCTAAAGCATTGTTAACGCAGAACGATGAAACACAATCCTATGATAGGTCAGAAAAAAAGCAGGGTCTGAAATCATCTGAGCTCTCCAATGAACCATGTCAGAAAGGTAGAGGAAGTTCCTCTGACTCCTTTGAATCAAAACCTGCACAACAAAATTCAAGTAAATCTACCTTTCCATCTCTGAAACATGCAATTGAATTGCACAGCAATTCCATATCTACTGTTTTAAGTCACAGGGAGAATAAACAAAGTACTCTTTTCCAAAATGGTCGCAAAAATGATGTTGAAAGAGTGCACCTATCATCCCAGTCTCCCTCTCCCAGACCCTTGGGTCTCACCCGCCTGTCCTACACACCTCCAGTCTCTCCTGCTTGTCCCCCAGTCCACCCAAACTCCCGGTCCTCCACCCCAGATCGCTGCACCCTTTCACCTTCCCCAGCGGTCCTAAGCCGTCAGCTCTCCCCCTCACCCTCATACTCCTTCTGTTCATCACCCTCTCCATCCCTGTGGGGCAGCACACCAGACTGCGCAGATGGGGACTGTAAAAATAGAAAGGTACAGTGCATGCCCTTTCACCGTTACCTGCATGCAACTTGCATGCTCTCCTGCTGAGCTGTGGCATTCACTCAATGAGTGACATGCATTCCCAATCACAGCCTCCCACATTGCTGGGAAACCTGATATGCATCATGCTCGTGCAAGAACAGTAAATCTTAAGCAAAGGTCAAGTTTTGCATTTTGCATGTTTTGTGTTTGCTTGTGGTCTTGGTTTAGGCATTATGTGCATGACATAAAGCAGAAGATATATTTGCACGGCTATATGAGGTACTTTCAATGTAACACTTTTGCAGACTGAGATATGGTGAATTCATGGTGATGTGTCAGTTGATTTGCTGTCACAGGCATGTACTGAAAAAAGTGAAATGACCATGTCTTTTATTTGATTTGCATTTTtatattgatttatatttataattgaaAACCATGGGTTTGAGTTTTAACACTCATagaaaaaaaatggtttaaacaGTATTTTTGCTTGACACCAGAGTAGAGCACATACTAACTAGCTTTATTAAAAGCAGAAATGGTTGTGGGATTTATTAATTTTCCTGTTTAAGTAACATTTTGACTTGTGTCTATCTGTTTTTCTTCtaagcatgattttttttttgtgttgcttTTGATTAACGTAATTCTATAAATAGTGTAATTCTCTTATCTTCTAGATTAAAATAAGCAGGGTGAATGTATTTGAAAAAGATTTTTGATATTGACAGACCTGAAACTGTCGTTTCCAGCTTGCTTTGCATGGAAATGTAGTAGACTGTAGAGTAAACATgttgaaataatttatttttgtgtatttgcacaAGATGAAAAAGGGAGACACTTGATAGTGTTTAATCTTCAGTTATGTTGATTTAGACCCATTTCAATTATTCTGGGTTACCACTGGAGATTTGCTTAGGCTAAGGACAAATAGATAAAGAAAAGTGGATCAGaagtaacatttaacattttaatatgtgTGTTTGCTTGCTAACAGTTCAATAGTCAGGTGTAAaaattttactcaagtgaaagtacaaatactcagtgaaaattttactcaattaaaaTTCCAAGTATCTGGTCAAAAACATATTTGagtaaaaaatacaactttaaattgtactcaagtattaaaaaagtaaaagtactttttttcagacagacatacagaagtATGGTAAACAGAGAGACAGATACAAAATGCAATGGCACAGGTCAAACACATATATTTAGtgcaacaacaacaattaaaatgAAGCACAGCAgaacagcaaaaataaataaataaataaataaaaataaataaataaataaataaataaaataataataaataaaaatacgggGGATTAAAAGGAAACTCCATCCTTTCCAGCCCCATGCCATCCTTACATTAATCAGATGAACATAAACTAagagtttaagaaaaaaaaaatctctttttatATAGCACAAGTGAATGGGACATCCAAAAATGACACTTCAAAAACTATATGCAAAGTGAATATGAGTAACTCATGCAACCTCTGTTAATGAATGAGTGTcttcttaaaggggctatatgtaactttctgaaatttaaactcgcgactgacacctgtggccaaaaaacggaactgctcttcctttctgctcgctctggCAGCGCGCGTTtgtacacacttcacaagtcattcgctgcaaagaagtcaacattatgtttacagaggtaagaacagtcaaatacatgtattgtttgagaaactaagtttgtttgcaatatatatgactagcggtggtggcagagtgatctgaaacgtttaacatgaacgcgcttgacgtcacatccgcagacagcgcgcgaaaaatccgacccgacagaaatactaatattttattttaatcttgacCGTCGTGTTCACTTTGTGTGGTTTCTGAAGTGGTCCTGTCCCCTTGCATTATAAGGACTTCAGatctttgcttgtgttcatctgaagaaagaaagtcataaacatctggggcgacatgagggtcagtaaatgatgagagaatttaaatttttggtggACTATCCCTTTTGAAGAGCAAGATGTGATGCAAAGTCTAGAAACATATTCCAGACAGAATACATGAATGTGTTGAATTAATGAGGAGAGTAatagaattaaaatattttttgtgttgTCTATTCAATGTCACTGTCTAAAAGgataataaacttttaattgtttattttgggcatttagaatttttttctcagcaaatatTGATAAATAATTATTTGCGACTAGTTAGATTAATTAATGATTAAAAATATTCATTGACAGTCCTAATTCCAATTCAATGTTTCATATAATGACATATTGTAAATGCAACTTATCCACTACCTGGTAAGAACATTACTAAACATGGGTTACGATTATTTTAAcatacagtgtttatttaaacattttttttaaagatttgtaacatttaatgtaaaaaaaataattcccacaaaaaatattaaatgtatttaaattctcatcattgattttattttatttatttatttttttcaattttgtgcTTTCAGCTAATACATTACACAGCTAATGGCTCTATCAAAACAGAACgaataataaataaactttttgttTGAGGGAAAAAAGCAACTTTGCTTCCTCAATATGCTTCCTCAAATTTGATGGTGAACTTTTGAAGCCAGACATATACCTGATGAAAGTCAATTATTCTGGGTTATCACTGGAGAAGTAGAAATGTGTGGGCTTGATGCATGAAAACAATGATCATTGATTTTTACGTCAAGCATTCACATTTGAGCTTCCGTTTACCATATTTATTGtgcataagataaaataaaattgtaatgtacttttcaagatgaaataaaattgtaaggagtaaaaagtactgttttttcttcagaaatgtaatcaagtaaaagtacaagtagtcagtttaaattgtacttgagtaaagtacaaatcccccaaaataatacttaagtacagtaatcaagtaaaattgCTCAAGTAGTTTGTCAATAGTTAACTAGAGTGATGTGacaaaaatataataatcaattcattaaagggatagtttatctaaaaatgaaaattctgtcattcaccctcatgtcgttccaaacccacttTCGAAATCGCTCTTTGGGTAAtttgatgtcatacaccgatCGTTCTGTGCAGCACTGCTTCAAATCGAACACACCTATTGATTGTCCGATATGATCTCATAATATTTCAtatgtattttacataaaatgtggtaaaacatacatttacttacgtttttacagacactaaaatgtacaatactgatctatttacagcatctaaatgtAAAATACTGGCATATTTTCAGTATTTAAATG
Above is a genomic segment from Garra rufa chromosome 2, GarRuf1.0, whole genome shotgun sequence containing:
- the mlip gene encoding uncharacterized protein mlip isoform X1 — encoded protein: MPVQQSLYNQAFSTNTHMALEKPHRTLGKVTTVFATKLKSFTFVPLLKRLPAENRVWKKVLQTSRPNKTSQEPGDSEKGMSEEGVYKAEVVYVQDPEEGQLEETLKNTTQSEIQSTDNLTRKPLTTLAGPHTEFCSITPDPSPATMETIDKKHPDISQLGFHNTSETAEVSSGLFLNSSAQREEALSPASSMDFCTSPASSKESILSEGWDKERSWSALHMFSRDGSPGLLSGTVSPCSSIRSGAFTPSVVRIKRHSLAPGSSLLQMSSACGTPCCDSRATSPCPLTPRARHRPPPTQLSLLTAILRKGRLPVLSSAYQRPYTPCWPISPVHMSSCLACSAASSVAPMNVCKAKSCTSIDRPYTESNKLWKPDHSSLSVSSVVKTPDETPSERLESCRHFTNISSTVSTTKHSPSLSLPTVRPASAHLSKSGHKGNRLPTVPSSLLCSSLSRMNSSSPKSSFLSGSSTENQKNPSVSGDRPASLEPNKSESKALLTQNDETQSYDRSEKKQGLKSSELSNEPCQKGRGSSSDSFESKPAQQNSSKSTFPSLKHAIELHSNSISTVLSHRENKQSTLFQNGRKNDVERVHLSSQSPSPRPLGLTRLSYTPPVSPACPPVHPNSRSSTPDRCTLSPSPAVLSRQLSPSPSYSFCSSPSPSLWGSTPDCADGDCKNRKTHKIKSTYKALAAIPTNTLLQEQQAIDEEVNKKEDSFNPADNYSWEDPHAEMRSPAQLRQQTAELYATIDEVLEDSIQKRHVNKANVKSLAAEASRPQTSSPSPKLLGRETRYASSPFQLSVTTEKTLTKPGVIRPVIATSRFTDDDEFHPNPFIKNLQGNKSNRYQYKFVSGALCGEAQADGGGALDEQSACGEGLPSEQQGDCKTRLASLITQTRISTQDVPTSMKPQETHI
- the mlip gene encoding uncharacterized protein mlip isoform X4; the protein is MSEEGVYKAEVVYVQDPEEGQLEETLKNTTQSEIQSTDNLTRKPLTTLAGPHTEFCSITPDPSPATMETIDKKHPDISQLGFHNTSETAEVSSGLFLNSSAQREEALSPASSMDFCTSPASSKESILSEGWDKERSWSALHMFSRDGSPGLLSGTVSPCSSIRSGAFTPSVVRIKRHSLAPGSSLLQMSSACGTPCCDSRATSPCPLTPRARHRPPPTQLSLLTAILRKGRLPVLSSAYQRPYTPCWPISPVHMSSCLACSAASSVAPMNVCKAKSCTSIDRPYTESNKLWKPDHSSLSVSSVVKTPDETPSERLESCRHFTNISSTVSTTKHSPSLSLPTVRPASAHLSKSGHKGNRLPTVPSSLLCSSLSRMNSSSPKSSFLSGSSTENQKNPSVSGDRPASLEPNKSESKALLTQNDETQSYDRSEKKQGLKSSELSNEPCQKGRGSSSDSFESKPAQQNSSKSTFPSLKHAIELHSNSISTVLSHRENKQSTLFQNGRKNDVERVHLSSQSPSPRPLGLTRLSYTPPVSPACPPVHPNSRSSTPDRCTLSPSPAVLSRQLSPSPSYSFCSSPSPSLWGSTPDCADGDCKNRKTHKIKSTYKALAAIPTNTLLQEQQAIDEEVNKKEDSFNPADNYSWEDPHAEMRSPAQLRQQTAELYATIDEVLEDSIQKRHVNKANVKSLAAEASRPQTSSPSPKLLGRETRYASSPFQLSVTTEKTLTKPGVIRPVIATSRFTDDDEFHPNPFIKNLQGNKSNRYQYKFVSGALCGEAQADGGGALDEQSACGEGLPSEQQGDCKTRLASLITQTRISTQDVPTSMKPQETHI
- the mlip gene encoding uncharacterized protein mlip isoform X2 — its product is MPVQQSLYNQAFSTNTHMALEKPHRTLGKVTTVFATKLKSFTFVPLLKRLPAENRVWKKVLQTSRPNKTSQEPGDSEKGMSEEGVYKAEVVYVQDPEEGQLEETLKNTTQSEIQSTDNLTRKPLTTLAGPHTEFCSITPDPSPATMETIDKKHPDISQLGFHNTSETAEVSSGLFLNSSAQREEALSPASSMDFCTSPASSKESILSEGWDKERSWSALHMFSRDGSPGLLSGTVSPCSSIRSGAFTPSVVRIKRHSLAPGSSLLQMSSACGTPCCDSRATSPCPLTPRARHRPPPTQLSLLTAILRKGRLPVLSSAYQRPYTPCWPISPVHMSSCLACSAASSVAPMNVCKAKSCTSIDRPYTESNKLWKPDHSSLSVSSVVKTPDETPSERLESCRHFTNISSTVSTTKHSPSLSLPTVRPASAHLSKSGHKGNRLPTVPSSLLCSSLSRMNSSSPKSSFLSGSSTENQKNPSVSGDRPASLEPNKSESKALLTQNDETQSYDRSEKKQGLKSSELSNEPCQKGRGSSSDSFESKPAQQNSSKSTFPSLKHAIELHSNSISTVLSHRENKQSTLFQNGRKNDVERVHLSSQSPSPRPLGLTRLSYTPPVSPACPPVHPNSRSSTPDRCTLSPSPAVLSRQLSPSPSYSFCSSPSPSLWGSTPDCADGDCKNRKTHKIKSTYKALAAIPTNTLLQEQQAIDEEVNKKEDSFNPADNYSWEDPHAEMRSPAQLRQQTAELYATIDEVLEDSIQKRHVNKANVKSLAAEASRASSPFQLSVTTEKTLTKPGVIRPVIATSRFTDDDEFHPNPFIKNLQGNKSNRYQYKFVSGALCGEAQADGGGALDEQSACGEGLPSEQQGDCKTRLASLITQTRISTQDVPTSMKPQETHI
- the mlip gene encoding uncharacterized protein mlip isoform X3 — its product is MPVQQSLYNQAFSTNTHMALEKPHRTLGKVTTVFATKLKSFTFVPLLKRLPAENRVWKKVLQTSRPNKTSQEPGDSEKGMSEEGVYKAEVVYVQDPEEGQLEETLKNTTQSEIQSTDNLTRKPLTTLAGPHTEFCSITPDPSPATMETIDKKHPDISQLGFHNTSETAEVSSGLFLNSSAQREEALSPASSMDFCTSPASSKESILSEGWDKERSWSALHMFSRDGSPGLLSGTVSPCSSIRSGAFTPSVVRIKRHSLAPGSSLLQMSSACGTPCCDSRATSPCPLTPRARHRPPPTQLSLLTAILRKGRLPVLSSAYQRPYTPCWPISPVHMSSCLACSAASSVAPMNVCKAKSCTSIDRPYTESNKLWKPDHSSLSVSSVVKTPDETPSERLESCRHFTNISSTVSTTKHSPSLSLPTVRPASAHLSKSGHKGNRLPTVPSSLLCSSLSRMNSSSPKSSFLSGSSTENQKNPSVSGDRPASLEPNKSESKALLTQNDETQSYDRSEKKQGLKSSELSNEPCQKGRGSSSDSFESKPAQQNSSKSTFPSLKHAIELHSNSISTVLSHRENKQSTLFQNGRKNDVERVHLSSQSPSPRPLGLTRLSYTPPVSPACPPVHPNSRSSTPDRCTLSPSPAVLSRQLSPSPSYSFCSSPSPSLWGSTPDCADGDCKNRKTHKIKSTYKALAAIPTNTLLQEQQAIDEEVNKKEDSFNPADNYSWEDPHAEMRSPAQLRQQTAELYATIDEVLEDSIQKRHVNKANVKSLAAEASRPQTSSPSPKLLGRETRYASSPFQLSVTTEKTLFVSGALCGEAQADGGGALDEQSACGEGLPSEQQGDCKTRLASLITQTRISTQDVPTSMKPQETHI